GACACGGCCATTCTCCACGGCCATTTCCAGGCCCTGGGAATAGCTATAGCCGCCAATCGGCAACTGCGGACTGGCCAGACGCAGCAGCGCCCAGGCTGGGTTCATAGACGCACGCCGAACTGGTGCAGCTTGGGCGGGTAGTTGAAGTCTTCATCGCCATGGCGCGAATGATGGTGGCCGCCGCCGTAGGCGCCGTGTTCCGGTTGGAAGGGCGCCTCGAGGGTTTGCGTCTGCGCGCCCAACTGTTCGAGCATGGCCTTGAGCACATAGTCATCGAGCAAGCGCAACCAGCCGTCGCCCACTTGCAACGCCACGTGGCGGTTGCCCAAGTGATACGCCGCGCGCGTCAGCTCAAACGCGCTGCTGCAGGTGACGTGCAGCAATTGCTCAGGCCGGGCGCACACGCGCACGACGCGGCCGTCTTCGGCCTGCAGGCATTCGCCGTCGTGCAGCGGCGGCTGGCCGCGC
Above is a genomic segment from Pseudomonas azadiae containing:
- the ureE gene encoding urease accessory protein UreE, encoding MLVIHRRIAPQAQWAAELLLNFEARSKSRLRCFSADGEDVGLFLERGQPPLHDGECLQAEDGRVVRVCARPEQLLHVTCSSAFELTRAAYHLGNRHVALQVGDGWLRLLDDYVLKAMLEQLGAQTQTLEAPFQPEHGAYGGGHHHSRHGDEDFNYPPKLHQFGVRL